One genomic window of Mucilaginibacter sp. SJ includes the following:
- a CDS encoding SDR family oxidoreductase yields MNSLSNKVAVITGSARGLGKAIAERYAALGADIVINYSRDKASADEVVSNIKAMGANVIAVQADVSKVADIERLFKEAKEAFGKIDIVVANAGIELVETPVTGFTEEQFDRVFGINTKGTYFTMQQAAKNVEDNGRIIYIASSTTSFPVPGMAVYGGSKTTPRYLVDILSKEIGHRGVTVNSIIPFAVDHSGIFAEADSYPALRKQLLDSCPMGRLAEVEDVANVAEFFASDLSSFVNGQHLLVNGGATN; encoded by the coding sequence ATGAACTCATTAAGTAATAAAGTAGCAGTAATAACCGGCTCGGCCCGTGGTTTAGGTAAAGCAATTGCAGAACGTTATGCAGCATTAGGTGCCGATATCGTGATCAACTATTCGCGCGATAAAGCATCGGCGGATGAAGTGGTCAGCAACATCAAAGCGATGGGTGCAAATGTAATAGCTGTACAGGCCGATGTAAGTAAAGTGGCTGATATTGAAAGGCTTTTTAAAGAAGCTAAAGAAGCGTTTGGTAAAATAGATATCGTAGTAGCTAACGCCGGTATCGAACTGGTGGAAACCCCGGTAACTGGTTTTACCGAAGAACAGTTCGACCGTGTGTTTGGCATTAATACAAAAGGCACTTATTTTACTATGCAGCAGGCAGCCAAAAATGTTGAGGATAACGGCCGCATTATTTACATAGCCTCAAGCACCACCTCGTTCCCTGTACCCGGAATGGCTGTGTATGGCGGCAGCAAAACTACGCCAAGGTATTTGGTTGATATCCTTTCGAAAGAAATTGGTCACCGTGGTGTAACAGTTAACTCTATCATACCATTCGCTGTTGATCATTCAGGTATCTTTGCCGAAGCTGATAGTTACCCCGCGTTAAGAAAACAATTGCTTGACAGTTGTCCGATGGGCCGCCTGGCCGAAGTTGAAGATGTGGCCAATGTGGCCGAGTTTTTCGCCAGCGATCTTTCATCATTCGTAAATGGTCAGCACTTGCTGGTAAACGGCGGCGCGACAAATTAA
- a CDS encoding Crp/Fnr family transcriptional regulator, which yields MQQQLIARLQQLKPIPVDDQELILKAFEPMKFKEGDTLLQLGHVARQLFFITNGILRIMARNEKGNEVTYFFLKDNQFCTILYSFNNNLMADESIQAACDTELLAISKNNLLALYEKLPYLKEMIDQISQHTLMEKIKTRNTYLGYDSSERYRLFLERQPEVAMKVSLTDIASYLGVTPQSLSRIRKNIR from the coding sequence ATGCAACAGCAACTTATAGCCAGGTTACAGCAGTTAAAACCTATCCCGGTTGATGATCAGGAGCTCATACTAAAAGCCTTTGAGCCAATGAAATTTAAAGAAGGGGATACGCTTTTGCAGCTGGGGCATGTAGCAAGACAGCTCTTTTTTATTACCAACGGCATACTGCGTATTATGGCGCGAAATGAAAAGGGGAATGAGGTTACTTATTTCTTTTTAAAGGACAATCAGTTTTGCACCATTCTGTACAGCTTTAATAACAACCTGATGGCTGATGAAAGTATCCAGGCGGCCTGCGATACGGAACTGTTGGCTATCAGCAAAAACAACCTGCTGGCTTTATATGAAAAGCTCCCTTATCTCAAAGAAATGATCGATCAGATTTCGCAGCACACGCTTATGGAGAAGATAAAAACGCGGAATACCTATCTTGGTTACGACTCCTCGGAAAGGTACCGGTTGTTTTTAGAGCGCCAGCCTGAAGTGGCCATGAAAGTGTCACTGACCGATATTGCGTCTTACCTGGGTGTAACGCCTCAATCATTGAGCCGGATCCGCAAAAATATTCGGTAG
- a CDS encoding NAD(P)-dependent oxidoreductase — MNTVKTGWIGLGKMGVPMSQQLIKAGYPLSVYNRSKDKEEAFKAQGIGIAASPALLLNAADVVFIMVSDDKAINDIFHGDEGLLAAKVSGKIIINMSTVSPAISKEMASACKEQGNHYLDAPVSGSVKQAEDAALVIMAGGEAGAFEQAKPILEKMGKLVMLVGGTGAGNAAKLAINTLLGIVAQGLAETVALAQQNGIEAEALTTLISNSALGSPFIKIKGDAIVNNNYQAAFALKHIAKDLRLAKDLGLATPLGETAYQTYQAAEKAFGEEDIIAVMKQVGKSDKKKP, encoded by the coding sequence ATGAATACAGTTAAAACAGGATGGATAGGATTAGGTAAAATGGGCGTTCCAATGTCGCAGCAATTGATTAAAGCCGGATATCCGCTCAGTGTTTATAACCGAAGCAAGGATAAGGAAGAGGCGTTTAAGGCACAGGGCATTGGTATAGCCGCTTCGCCCGCCTTATTGTTGAATGCTGCTGATGTTGTTTTTATCATGGTATCAGACGATAAGGCCATTAATGATATTTTTCATGGTGATGAAGGTTTACTTGCCGCAAAAGTAAGCGGCAAAATAATCATTAACATGAGCACAGTTTCCCCTGCTATCAGTAAGGAGATGGCATCGGCCTGTAAAGAACAGGGCAACCATTATTTAGATGCTCCGGTATCAGGCAGTGTCAAACAAGCGGAAGATGCTGCGCTTGTTATCATGGCAGGAGGCGAGGCGGGTGCATTTGAGCAGGCTAAACCTATCCTCGAAAAAATGGGTAAACTGGTTATGCTGGTTGGTGGTACCGGTGCAGGTAACGCGGCTAAGCTGGCCATTAATACTTTGCTTGGTATTGTTGCACAGGGCCTTGCCGAAACAGTGGCATTGGCACAACAAAATGGCATTGAAGCCGAAGCACTCACTACGCTGATCAGTAACAGTGCCCTGGGCAGCCCGTTCATCAAAATAAAAGGCGATGCCATTGTTAACAATAACTACCAGGCTGCTTTCGCCTTAAAACATATTGCTAAAGATTTGCGCCTGGCTAAAGACCTCGGTTTGGCTACCCCACTTGGCGAAACTGCTTATCAAACCTACCAGGCCGCCGAAAAAGCTTTTGGCGAAGAAGATATTATTGCGGTGATGAAGCAGGTGGGAAAGAGTGATAAAAAAAAACCATAG
- a CDS encoding GIY-YIG nuclease family protein → MWNHNYYVYITTNPGKTVLYIGVTNDISVRILQHLENKGTNKSFAGKYYCYHLVYYEHFTHIEHAIAREKEIKKWRREKKIALIESTNPGWEFLNQSVID, encoded by the coding sequence ATGTGGAATCATAATTATTACGTCTATATCACTACTAACCCAGGCAAAACTGTGTTGTACATCGGAGTCACCAATGATATAAGCGTAAGGATTTTACAACATCTCGAAAATAAAGGAACTAATAAATCTTTTGCGGGCAAATACTACTGTTACCATTTAGTTTACTACGAACACTTCACCCACATTGAACACGCCATAGCCCGGGAAAAGGAGATCAAAAAATGGCGCCGAGAAAAGAAAATTGCCTTAATTGAGTCAACTAATCCGGGCTGGGAATTTTTAAATCAAAGTGTAATCGACTAA
- a CDS encoding MBL fold metallo-hydrolase RNA specificity domain-containing protein, whose product MNITFHGAARNVTGSKHLLRLNDGTSILLDCGMFQGLGEQTEEMNEHFGFNPKGVTHMILSHAHIDHCGLIPRLVAEGFEGNIYCTPATMDLTRILLLDSAKIQVQDTEYSNKHRIRKGLPLLSPLYTEEDVMEALRLFKIVEYGEEFEITPAVKFNFTDAGHILGSAAVHITATENGRDTHITFSGDVGRYDDLLLKNPQTFEQADYILLESTYGDSLHKELGPIEESLLEIIKQTCEVKNGKVIIPAFSVGRTQELLYALNGLELKGILPDVPYYVDSPLSEKATEVLMNHTEVYNKNVQEVLKTDANPFGFKGLRFIESVEESKALNNDPRPCVIISSSGMAEAGRVKHHIKNNINNQKNTILMVGYAEPNSLGGRLLKGDHEVHIFGEMYEVKAEVRSIKSMSAHGDYDDLLHFISCQDPALVKTVFLVHGEYDVQQHFAGKIKAHGFHHVEIPYQHQKIVLE is encoded by the coding sequence ATGAACATAACCTTCCATGGTGCTGCCCGTAACGTAACCGGCAGCAAGCATTTACTCCGCTTAAACGACGGTACCAGCATATTATTAGACTGCGGCATGTTCCAGGGACTGGGCGAGCAAACTGAAGAAATGAACGAACATTTTGGCTTTAATCCCAAAGGCGTAACGCACATGATCCTTTCGCACGCGCATATTGACCATTGCGGTTTAATTCCGCGGCTGGTTGCCGAAGGGTTTGAGGGGAACATTTATTGCACACCGGCAACGATGGACCTTACACGCATCCTGTTGCTCGATTCGGCGAAGATCCAGGTACAGGATACCGAGTATAGTAACAAACACCGCATCCGCAAAGGCTTGCCGTTGCTTAGTCCTTTATATACCGAAGAGGATGTAATGGAGGCCCTTCGCCTGTTCAAAATTGTTGAATATGGCGAAGAGTTTGAAATTACCCCTGCCGTAAAATTCAACTTTACCGATGCCGGGCATATTCTGGGCAGCGCGGCAGTGCATATTACCGCTACAGAAAACGGCAGGGATACCCACATTACTTTTAGCGGCGATGTTGGCCGTTATGACGATCTGCTGTTGAAAAACCCGCAAACATTTGAGCAGGCTGATTATATTTTACTGGAATCAACCTATGGCGATTCGCTGCATAAAGAGCTGGGGCCAATTGAAGAGTCACTGCTGGAGATCATTAAACAAACCTGCGAAGTAAAAAATGGCAAGGTGATTATACCGGCATTCAGCGTTGGCCGTACGCAGGAATTACTGTACGCCTTAAACGGCCTGGAACTGAAAGGCATCCTGCCGGATGTTCCTTATTATGTAGATAGCCCGCTATCGGAAAAAGCAACCGAAGTATTGATGAACCACACCGAGGTTTATAATAAAAATGTGCAGGAAGTTTTGAAAACCGATGCCAATCCTTTTGGGTTTAAGGGTTTGCGCTTTATTGAAAGTGTCGAGGAATCAAAGGCGCTGAATAACGATCCGCGGCCCTGCGTCATCATTTCCTCATCGGGCATGGCCGAGGCCGGACGGGTAAAGCACCACATTAAAAACAATATCAATAATCAAAAGAACACTATTTTAATGGTCGGGTATGCTGAGCCAAATTCATTGGGCGGCCGGTTATTAAAAGGCGATCATGAGGTACATATTTTTGGTGAAATGTATGAGGTAAAAGCCGAGGTCCGCTCCATTAAATCAATGAGCGCCCACGGCGATTATGACGACCTGCTCCATTTCATCTCTTGCCAGGACCCCGCATTGGTAAAAACCGTATTTCTTGTTCACGGCGAGTACGATGTGCAGCAGCATTTTGCCGGGAAAATAAAGGCGCATGGTTTTCATCATGTTGAGATCCCCTATCAGCATCAGAAGATAGTTTTGGAGTAG
- a CDS encoding BlaI/MecI/CopY family transcriptional regulator, translated as MEIKELTRAEEQIMQVLWQLKKGYVKDVIDQLPEPKPAYNTVSTIIRILETKGFVGHTAFGKSHEYHPVISKEQYQNFAADKLLSGYFDNSVNRMFSFFVKKEKIDLKEADEIMKLIEKLKEK; from the coding sequence ATGGAAATTAAAGAGTTAACCCGCGCCGAAGAACAGATTATGCAAGTACTTTGGCAATTGAAAAAAGGGTATGTTAAAGACGTTATCGACCAGTTGCCCGAGCCCAAGCCCGCCTACAATACAGTGTCGACAATTATCCGCATCCTGGAAACCAAAGGTTTTGTTGGCCATACCGCGTTTGGCAAAAGTCATGAATATCACCCGGTGATTAGCAAAGAGCAATACCAGAACTTTGCTGCCGATAAATTGCTGAGCGGCTACTTTGACAACTCTGTTAACCGCATGTTTTCATTTTTTGTAAAAAAGGAAAAGATTGACTTGAAAGAGGCCGATGAGATCATGAAACTGATTGAAAAACTAAAAGAAAAATAG
- a CDS encoding TonB family protein, whose amino-acid sequence MNWWQYLLLVNIYLVLFYGFYVLLLRKETFFQLNRLYLVSAALLSFMIPVIQANWVQNLFITQQVKYTLYSSPVLVYNFKPIEESPVSIGEVLLILYLAGIVFLSGKLIWQLFKLKKVISQPVSAVSYSFFKKVKLNADGEENAAIATHEDVHARQWHSADVLLIELVMIVNWFNPVVYFYRRAIKHIHEFIADRHAVEAGTDKADYAMLLLSQTFHTPTNDLVNSFFNKSLLKERIIMLQKSNSHRMALIKYGLSAPLFILMMILSSATINNSDTITVINTRADKVFSTPASKVTEITIDGPAQTEERPVADRDTTPVYTSVERVPEFPGGLEAFGKFLSTNIKYPAAAREQKIQGRVIITFVVERDGSLSNQRVVRGITGDLDNEALRVMKLSPQWKPGMQGNRTVRVQYSVPINFALAADEVKVDKPVTSAPALKGQVVSGPVFTSVEQVPEFPGGIEAFGKFLATNIRYPKVARDNNVQGRVIITFVVEEDGSLSNMKVLRGIGSGCDEEAVRVLSISPAWKPGIQNGKKVKVQYSVPVSFALADSKPAKPGENKTGVVVNPTNDNQVIYTGKVVVDTTKSHILLRDRYNGNLAPLVIIDGVAQAQGTPLNRINPNDIEQINVLKDKNAVAIYGDRAANGVILITTKTAAKKKTAEGVPVKVAN is encoded by the coding sequence ATGAACTGGTGGCAATATTTATTACTGGTAAACATATACCTGGTGCTGTTTTACGGGTTTTATGTACTGTTGCTTCGTAAAGAAACCTTTTTTCAGCTTAACAGGCTTTACCTGGTAAGTGCCGCCCTGTTATCATTTATGATACCGGTTATACAGGCTAACTGGGTGCAAAACCTGTTCATTACCCAACAGGTAAAATATACCCTGTACAGCAGTCCGGTGCTGGTTTATAATTTTAAACCGATAGAAGAATCGCCTGTTAGCATCGGGGAGGTACTGCTGATCTTATATCTTGCAGGAATTGTCTTTTTATCGGGCAAATTGATCTGGCAGCTGTTTAAATTAAAGAAGGTGATCAGCCAGCCGGTATCTGCCGTGTCATATTCCTTTTTCAAAAAAGTAAAGCTAAATGCCGATGGGGAGGAGAATGCGGCTATAGCAACACATGAGGATGTGCATGCCAGGCAATGGCATTCGGCCGATGTGCTGCTTATTGAACTGGTGATGATTGTTAACTGGTTTAACCCGGTAGTATATTTTTATCGCAGGGCAATAAAGCATATCCACGAGTTTATTGCCGACAGGCATGCTGTTGAAGCCGGAACCGATAAGGCTGATTATGCCATGCTGCTTTTAAGCCAAACATTCCATACGCCAACGAATGACCTGGTTAATTCGTTTTTTAATAAAAGCCTGCTGAAAGAGCGCATCATCATGCTGCAAAAAAGCAACTCGCACCGTATGGCACTCATTAAATATGGGCTTTCGGCGCCGCTGTTTATTTTGATGATGATCCTCTCCTCGGCAACCATTAATAACAGTGATACCATTACGGTGATAAACACCAGGGCCGATAAAGTATTTTCAACTCCGGCCAGTAAAGTAACCGAAATAACTATTGACGGGCCGGCTCAAACAGAAGAACGGCCGGTTGCAGATCGCGATACTACGCCGGTTTATACCTCGGTTGAGCGTGTGCCCGAGTTTCCGGGCGGGCTGGAAGCTTTTGGCAAATTTCTGTCAACTAATATCAAATATCCGGCCGCAGCCCGCGAGCAAAAGATCCAGGGCAGGGTGATCATCACTTTTGTTGTTGAAAGGGACGGCTCGCTTTCAAACCAAAGAGTGGTAAGGGGCATTACCGGCGATCTTGACAATGAGGCCTTGAGGGTGATGAAATTATCGCCGCAGTGGAAGCCTGGGATGCAGGGCAACCGCACAGTGAGGGTGCAGTATTCGGTACCGATTAATTTTGCTCTCGCAGCAGATGAAGTTAAAGTTGATAAACCGGTAACTTCCGCGCCGGCCCTCAAGGGCCAGGTAGTATCCGGTCCTGTATTTACATCGGTTGAGCAGGTGCCCGAATTCCCGGGAGGTATAGAGGCATTTGGCAAGTTTTTGGCAACAAACATCAGGTATCCTAAAGTGGCCCGTGATAATAATGTTCAGGGCCGGGTGATCATAACTTTTGTTGTTGAGGAAGATGGATCGCTATCAAATATGAAGGTGCTGAGGGGTATAGGCTCAGGTTGCGATGAAGAAGCAGTACGGGTGCTTAGCATATCGCCGGCATGGAAACCGGGCATACAAAACGGAAAAAAGGTGAAAGTGCAATATTCCGTTCCGGTAAGTTTTGCGCTGGCCGATAGTAAACCGGCAAAACCCGGCGAAAATAAAACCGGGGTTGTTGTAAACCCAACCAACGATAACCAGGTAATTTATACAGGCAAGGTGGTTGTGGATACCACAAAGTCTCATATACTCCTTAGAGATCGGTATAATGGTAATTTAGCACCTTTAGTTATTATCGATGGGGTAGCCCAGGCTCAGGGAACACCTTTAAATAGGATCAATCCGAATGATATTGAACAAATAAATGTGTTAAAAGATAAAAACGCTGTTGCTATTTATGGGGATAGGGCTGCAAATGGTGTTATATTGATTACTACAAAAACAGCTGCGAAAAAGAAGACGGCCGAAGGCGTTCCTGTAAAAGTTGCTAATTAA
- a CDS encoding class I SAM-dependent methyltransferase, with translation MQDLTAADKNLTLIDFGCGDMPYKSVIEPMVGKYIGVDLDINPLADYHIDYDSKTTLPDNFCDIILSNQVLEHVDSPHSYLSEALRILKPGGSIICTTHGYWYYHPTPYDYWRWTSAGLRKTIEAEGFKITSFHGIMGLAASGIQLFQDAILLKLPRLLAPPFAFVMQGLIRLFDKIHSQPQRDRDASLYVVIAQKNVDTV, from the coding sequence ATGCAGGATTTAACTGCCGCTGATAAAAACCTTACCCTTATTGATTTTGGTTGCGGAGATATGCCCTATAAATCGGTTATTGAGCCAATGGTTGGCAAATATATAGGGGTCGATCTGGATATTAACCCCCTGGCCGATTATCATATTGATTACGACAGCAAAACTACGTTGCCCGATAATTTTTGCGATATTATTCTTTCCAACCAGGTATTGGAACATGTTGACTCGCCCCATAGCTATCTTTCAGAAGCATTGCGAATTTTAAAGCCGGGGGGCAGTATTATATGCACTACGCATGGCTATTGGTATTATCACCCCACGCCGTATGATTATTGGCGATGGACAAGCGCCGGTTTGCGTAAAACCATTGAAGCCGAAGGCTTTAAAATAACTTCATTTCACGGTATCATGGGCCTTGCAGCAAGCGGAATCCAGCTTTTTCAGGATGCCATATTGCTAAAACTGCCCAGGCTTTTGGCTCCGCCATTCGCGTTTGTGATGCAGGGTCTTATCCGCTTGTTCGATAAGATCCACTCGCAGCCGCAGCGCGACCGTGATGCCTCGCTTTATGTGGTTATCGCACAAAAAAATGTGGACACGGTGTAA
- a CDS encoding glycosyltransferase — MEQFNLCIIKPNKDAFSETFIQEHINRLPGDKKVLYGGAFPVYDHMGKYLIRTKLGLICYLLQKRLLKKQNIGIRNRALVRYLKQEKIDVVFAEYGMVGAMVTEACRIAGIPLVIHFHGADAHHKQTVETYYNLYQKAFQYASAIIAVSGDMVEALKSLGAPAGKIHLASCGVDTMLFPQLDISGTGKNFLSVGRFVEKKSPSSIVKAFRIVSEKQPDAKLTMVGDGPLFEETESFVKRLGLEDKISLKGVLKTDQIRELIGQSRCFVQHSVTADNGDKEGTPVTILEAGSSGLAIVSTQHAGIKEAVINGETGYLVPEHDIESMAAYMNKIAEDIQLASELGAREAAYIRKNYDIHDRINTLTNILKQAIKKN; from the coding sequence ATGGAGCAATTTAACCTTTGTATCATAAAGCCTAATAAAGATGCTTTTTCTGAAACTTTTATTCAGGAACATATTAACCGTTTGCCAGGCGATAAAAAAGTCCTTTATGGGGGCGCGTTCCCAGTTTATGATCACATGGGTAAATACCTTATCCGTACCAAACTTGGTTTGATATGCTATCTTTTACAAAAACGCCTGTTAAAAAAACAAAATATCGGCATCCGTAACCGGGCGCTTGTAAGGTATTTAAAGCAGGAAAAAATAGACGTGGTTTTTGCCGAATACGGTATGGTCGGCGCTATGGTTACCGAAGCATGCCGTATTGCCGGAATACCGCTGGTAATTCATTTTCATGGCGCCGATGCTCATCACAAACAAACGGTCGAAACATATTATAACTTGTACCAAAAGGCATTTCAATATGCCAGCGCTATTATAGCCGTATCAGGCGATATGGTGGAGGCCCTAAAAAGTTTAGGAGCCCCGGCCGGTAAGATCCATCTTGCATCCTGCGGTGTTGATACCATGCTTTTCCCGCAGCTTGATATTTCAGGCACCGGTAAAAATTTCCTTTCGGTAGGGCGTTTTGTCGAAAAAAAATCACCATCATCTATCGTCAAAGCATTTCGCATAGTGAGCGAAAAACAGCCGGATGCTAAATTAACTATGGTGGGAGACGGGCCGTTGTTTGAAGAAACAGAAAGTTTTGTAAAGCGGTTGGGACTGGAAGATAAAATATCCCTCAAAGGCGTTTTAAAAACAGATCAGATCAGGGAACTGATAGGCCAGTCGCGCTGTTTTGTACAGCATTCTGTTACCGCTGACAATGGTGATAAAGAAGGCACACCGGTTACCATACTGGAAGCCGGTTCATCAGGTCTGGCTATTGTGAGTACACAACATGCAGGCATCAAAGAAGCCGTAATTAATGGCGAAACCGGTTACCTGGTGCCCGAACATGATATTGAAAGCATGGCCGCATATATGAATAAAATTGCGGAAGATATTCAGTTAGCGTCTGAACTTGGCGCCAGGGAAGCGGCATACATCCGCAAAAATTATGATATCCATGATAGGATAAATACGTTAACGAACATACTTAAGCAAGCAATAAAAAAAAATTAA
- a CDS encoding TylF/MycF/NovP-related O-methyltransferase, translating into MLKKLMHSVIKNLGYDLVKPDPRLVVDGLPADFDKATLDTYHKVKPYTMTTPERIASLCNAVNYLVKNNIQGDFVECGVWRGGSTMAAIDTLIKAGDTKRDIYLYDTFEGMSEPTELDKVFTGTGADELMNSSQKEDPTSVWCYSALEEVQANVGTLKYPKQLVHYVKGKVEDSIPQTLPGKIALLRLDTDWYESTKHELEHLYPLLVPGGIIIIDDYGHWEGARKAVDEYIESNKLPLLLNRIDYTGRIGVKY; encoded by the coding sequence ATGTTAAAGAAACTGATGCATTCGGTTATTAAAAATTTAGGCTATGACCTGGTTAAGCCAGATCCACGCCTTGTTGTTGATGGCCTGCCTGCCGATTTTGATAAAGCAACGCTCGATACTTATCACAAGGTAAAGCCTTATACAATGACCACGCCCGAACGTATTGCATCATTATGCAATGCGGTAAACTACCTGGTAAAAAACAACATTCAGGGCGACTTTGTTGAATGCGGCGTATGGCGCGGAGGCAGCACCATGGCGGCTATTGATACATTGATTAAAGCAGGTGATACCAAAAGAGATATTTATTTGTACGATACTTTTGAAGGTATGTCTGAACCTACCGAGCTTGACAAGGTTTTTACCGGCACAGGTGCAGATGAACTGATGAATAGCAGCCAAAAGGAAGATCCAACGTCGGTATGGTGTTATTCGGCCCTGGAAGAAGTGCAGGCCAATGTTGGCACGCTGAAATATCCAAAGCAATTGGTTCACTACGTAAAAGGCAAGGTTGAGGATAGTATCCCCCAAACCCTGCCGGGTAAAATTGCCCTGCTAAGGCTTGATACAGATTGGTACGAGTCAACTAAACATGAACTGGAACATTTGTATCCGTTATTAGTACCCGGAGGTATCATCATCATTGACGATTACGGCCATTGGGAAGGTGCACGTAAAGCTGTTGACGAATATATTGAAAGCAATAAATTACCGTTGCTGTTAAACAGGATAGATTATACCGGCCGGATAGGCGTTAAGTACTAA
- a CDS encoding lipopolysaccharide biosynthesis protein: MGIVKKQVYKNTMVSYAGMVIAYINTILLFPFFITNEQYGLYNLLINMSVLYSLVASFGIPGVIAKYFPFYRTADRKHNGFIHWTAGLSLLGFVVLTGLFVLLRPVILPAYIKNSPLFVKYYYYLIPLAFFTVVFNYLEVTGRIIYKTIFSSFLRDVLVRLITTVLLVMMALKWLNFDGFIVLYIASWGVISALLMISLFISGEFSHRLDDLKFSSIKKSEALNYGLFTFISVAIYVFLQKVDVVMLSSMAGDAIQGVYSWYFNIAVVISVPAQALSRTTYQIVADSWKSKDMQNIAGVYRKTSIIQMVIGCLLFVGIIINKNNLLGIVHDPEKSAQFNVIIIIGLGFLVDITGGLNTYIVTTSHKYKLVTLFILFASVFSIGLNYLLIPHYKGMGAAIAYLVTMILLNFCTWFYIKYRFKMQPFDHKHLLIILISVASFFAGKYFWLMPNLYLDIAVRSSITALVYIIITYYCHISDDLNEKIDSILRKVKVLWNK, translated from the coding sequence ATGGGAATCGTTAAAAAACAGGTTTATAAAAATACGATGGTGTCATACGCTGGTATGGTGATAGCGTATATAAACACCATTCTGCTGTTCCCTTTTTTTATAACCAATGAGCAGTATGGGCTTTATAACCTGCTCATTAATATGTCGGTACTGTACTCGCTGGTTGCGTCTTTTGGGATACCCGGGGTTATAGCTAAATATTTCCCCTTTTATCGCACGGCCGACCGTAAACACAATGGCTTTATCCACTGGACAGCCGGATTGTCGCTGCTGGGTTTTGTGGTATTAACCGGTTTGTTCGTTTTATTACGACCGGTTATCCTGCCTGCGTATATTAAAAATTCGCCGTTATTTGTAAAGTATTATTACTACCTCATTCCACTGGCTTTTTTTACCGTGGTTTTTAATTACCTGGAGGTAACCGGCAGGATAATTTATAAAACTATTTTTTCCAGTTTTTTACGTGATGTGCTGGTTAGGCTCATAACAACGGTTTTATTGGTAATGATGGCGCTTAAATGGCTGAATTTTGATGGCTTTATTGTGTTATACATAGCGTCATGGGGGGTAATATCAGCCTTATTAATGATTAGCTTATTTATATCGGGTGAGTTTTCGCACAGGTTAGATGATCTGAAATTTAGTAGTATAAAGAAGAGCGAGGCCCTGAATTATGGGTTGTTTACTTTTATATCTGTTGCCATTTATGTGTTTTTGCAAAAGGTTGATGTGGTTATGCTGAGCTCCATGGCCGGTGATGCCATTCAGGGGGTTTACAGTTGGTATTTCAATATTGCAGTAGTGATCAGCGTTCCTGCCCAGGCCCTCAGCCGCACTACCTATCAAATTGTAGCCGATTCATGGAAATCAAAAGACATGCAGAATATTGCCGGCGTGTACCGCAAAACATCCATCATACAAATGGTAATTGGCTGCCTGCTTTTTGTCGGGATCATCATCAATAAAAATAATTTGCTTGGTATTGTGCATGACCCCGAAAAGAGTGCTCAATTTAATGTAATCATAATTATTGGCCTTGGCTTTTTGGTTGATATAACCGGCGGACTGAACACTTACATTGTAACCACTTCGCACAAATATAAACTGGTAACTTTATTTATCCTTTTTGCCAGTGTTTTTAGTATCGGGCTCAATTACCTGCTCATACCCCACTATAAGGGCATGGGGGCGGCAATAGCCTATCTTGTTACCATGATATTGCTGAATTTCTGTACCTGGTTTTATATTAAATACAGGTTTAAAATGCAGCCTTTTGACCACAAGCACCTTTTAATCATACTCATCTCGGTGGCCAGTTTTTTTGCAGGAAAATACTTTTGGCTAATGCCGAACCTGTACCTGGACATTGCGGTGAGGAGCAGTATAACTGCACTGGTATACATTATAATTACCTATTACTGCCATATCTCGGACGATCTTAATGAAAAAATAGATTCCATATTAAGGAAGGTAAAGGTGCTTTGGAATAAATAA